Within Solea solea chromosome 1, fSolSol10.1, whole genome shotgun sequence, the genomic segment ATCTGTTGAAATAGGTAGTGACGTATATTTATCATAGTGTCATCAGCGTATAGTGAGACTCTGAGATCATTGAGTTTctccataaaatgaagaaatcattaaaactgaatcctttTCTGGAGCAAACATggacaaacaaaagaaatcaattaatgtagaaaataataaaaaagacttTTTCGATGGCTGTCAGGAAGTGAtgcttttaaaatgacagaAGAAACCTGACAgaagtctctgtgtttttctcccGGCAGAGAAGAGAATGAGGATTCAGGCTCAGACGGAGAAAGAGGGCATCGAGTCAGATTTGTCCTCCATGTTCCCCAAGGTTTGTCCACTGTCTCCAACTCCAGTTACAGCTAAATCAATCAATCGATAAACGTTAGCGTCTCAAAGCTAAAAAACTGCTCACACTCTTCTGCATGTGTTGTTCTCAACAGCTGGACTCCACGGTGTGTAAGGAAATGTCTGTGTCAGACACCGAGGTGTCCGATGTGACGTGGACAGACAACGGCACCTTCAACCTGTCAGAGGGACACACGCCTCAGACAGAGAACTCAGAGGGTGCGTTTGTTTTAGCTAACCCTAACCTGGTGACATCATAGCTGATGCTGGTGCAGCCATAAAAATGAACTTTCCAAGAGTCTTCTTCAGTTCCAGAACTGAAGTAGACTCTTGGACAAGAGGTGAAAGTCTAATTCCTgaagatgactgagaaccttcacagacttgTATCCTGTTCTGTCTCCACCTCACAGACCTGGACAGAGAAGAAGCCTTCAGTGGTGGTCTCCCAGAATTCCCGTCACATGACAATGGCACGACGACTAACGGTGACGACGACTACGACCTCAGCCTCGGCCTTCCCGCGCCACACTCAGAGTCCAACCAAACATTTCcccgtcctcctcgtcctcgcgATGACCCGTCCGCAGACAAAGCCCTCGAGCTGGTCAACCAGATAGCGGGAGACTTCATCGCCGCGGCGGTCACAGCCGCCATCCAGGAGAGAATAGAGACGGCGGTCGGCTTGGCAGCGATGAGGAGTGAGCAGGAGTGCCACAGACTCCAGGAGTCCAACAGGCTGCTGGAGCTGGATGAGGACTCGGACAGCGAGGTGGAGGACTTTGAACTGCTGGACCAGTCGGAGCTGGAGCACCTGGACAGGGAGCTGGGgctggaggagaaaaagagcCAGAGCGATGAGGCGCCCTCTACTGGATTCTTCACCAAACTACTCAGACGTCACTGACCGACGACAGagttaaatgtttctgttttcctgTAGCGAGATTTAAAAATGCGACATTTCTTTAAATCGGGTGAATA encodes:
- the retreg1 gene encoding reticulophagy regulator 1, which produces MRVSREAGTASPPGPPGQTRGDKEAPPRGAGSRLSGLVNWRQRPWRTSALFTAANIAMWFVTFSSLSVYSLLAIILAVLVAMVTIRDVAQSIYTGVHSWRSRTSSWQIMDSGAESGSGPGPQLSDSLRLFLRETSAFKQQNPGKFCLLVCSLCTFFAVIGRYIPGLIISYVLVLCFFLWPLVSSHEVGLWLEPVLQKLDFGITDFLQRIKANHEKRMRIQAQTEKEGIESDLSSMFPKLDSTVCKEMSVSDTEVSDVTWTDNGTFNLSEGHTPQTENSEDLDREEAFSGGLPEFPSHDNGTTTNGDDDYDLSLGLPAPHSESNQTFPRPPRPRDDPSADKALELVNQIAGDFIAAAVTAAIQERIETAVGLAAMRSEQECHRLQESNRLLELDEDSDSEVEDFELLDQSELEHLDRELGLEEKKSQSDEAPSTGFFTKLLRRH